Genomic segment of Mucilaginibacter sabulilitoris:
TTTGATACGTTTTCGGCCGAAGGCAAAACCAAAGACCAAAACGTGCTGATCACATCGCTGCTGGTTGACCATAACTTTATTTCGATGCTGGGGCTCAAATGGAAGTATCCTCCCTTACCAAATACCGAACTGGCAGCCCATAATAAAATAGTGATTAACGAGCTGGCTATCGAAAAATTAAATCTTCCGGTTAATCCTATCGGCAGCTTTATAAAAGCCGGATCAGACAGGTTAGAAGTTGTGGGTGTATTAAAGAACTTCAATTTTGGATCGATGCAATATGCTGTCAGTCCGATGGCGCTTTCAACAATTCCTGATTCTACATCATTATGGGGTAAGCTGGGTTGTAATTTGTTTGCCAAAGTAAAACCGCATACCAATTTGCCGTCGCTGCTTAAATCAATGCAGGATATTTATAAAAAGTACGACAAGGACACCCCGTTTGACTACACCTTTATGGACGATGCCTTTAACCAGCAATACAAGGCAGAAGACAGGCTGGCTTCCATATTCAGTATATTTACTTATATCACCGTAATACTGGCCACTATGGGACTATTTGGTTTGGCCGCGTTTACTATTGAACAGCGTACAAAAGAAATAGGCGTGCGTAAAATATTAGGTGCAAGCCTTTCTGCGATTACTAATTTATTAACAAAAGATTTTTTAAAGCTGGTGTTGTTATCCATCGTTATCGCCTCGCCGGTGGCGTGGTGGGCTATGCACAACTGGCTCCAGAACTTTGCTTATCGCATCACCATACCGTGGTGGGTATTTACCGTAGCAGGTGTTATCGCAATGCTTACGGCTATAATTACCATCAGTTACCATGCTATTAAAGCAGCTTTGGCTAACCCGGTGGATAGTTTAAGGAGCGAATAGCATGTTTTATTTTTTTTATATCAATGCAACTAAAAGTTAAATAAAAGGGTCTTATATCTAAATTAAACCAAAACATTATGAAAAAGTATTTACTGTTGTTATTTGTGGCCTGCCAGGGGTATGCTGTTTTAGCACAGAATGACAAGGCGCCATACATGACAAAATCATTGGCAGGGGCTGGTGTAAAAGCGGTTTTTGTAACTACATCAGGCGGCAGCATTGCTGTTAGCGGCGCAACCGGCGAGCAACCCAGGGTTGAAGTTTACATAACCGGCAACAACGGATTGAGGAATATATCAAACGACGAAATTAAAAAACGTCTTGATGAAAATTATGAGTTGGACGTTGCCGTAAACGGGGGCGAGGTCCACGCGGTTGCAAAAAACAAAAACAATCGCTCTTTTGACGGCAACAACGGGCTTAACATCTCCTTTAAAGTATTTGTACCTACCCAGGTAACTACTGATTTAAGAACCAGCTGAGGAAGTATTCATCTTGATAACCTAACCGGACAGCAAAGTTTTGAAACAAGCGGCGGCAGCCTGCATGTCGATCGCCTTACCGGGGTAATACGTGGCAGAACATCGGGCGGGAGCATAAGTGTAAGCAATTCAGGTCAGGATATTGACCTGCAAACCAGTGGCGGCAGCGTTAATGCATCAAATTGCCAGGGTCGTATAAAATTGGGAACATCGGGCGGTTCGTTGCGTTTAGATGCTTTAAAAGGTACTATTAATGCGAACACCAGCGGAGGCAGTATCAACGCCAATAACATTAGCGGTGAGCTGGTAACCGGCACCTCGGGCGGCAGTATCAACCTGTCGCAACTGGCATGTGCCCTTGACGCTTCAACCAGTGGCGGTAGTTTCCATGCGCAGTTTACCAATGTTGGCAAATATGTTAAAATTGATGTTAGTTCAGGGCATATTGACCTGGATATTCCTTCAAAGCAAGGACTTGATCTTGACCTTCGCGGCCAAAAGATAGAGTCAGCCCTGTTGGGGAATTTTAATGGAGTTAAAGAAAAGGAAAAAATACAGGGAAAACTTAACGGAGGCGGAACTCCGTTTGAGGTTAGGGGTAACGGAAGAATAACCCTGAACCTTAACTGATTACACGTAACAAACTAAGGATTGCAAAGGCCTGTCAATATTAACTGACAGGCCTTGTTTGTTTTAAAAAAACTGTATCATAACCGGACATACGGTGTTACGCCTGCGAACAGTATAGGCTTGGATTTTTTATG
This window contains:
- a CDS encoding DUF4097 family beta strand repeat-containing protein — translated: MGTSGGSLRLDALKGTINANTSGGSINANNISGELVTGTSGGSINLSQLACALDASTSGGSFHAQFTNVGKYVKIDVSSGHIDLDIPSKQGLDLDLRGQKIESALLGNFNGVKEKEKIQGKLNGGGTPFEVRGNGRITLNLN